In the genome of Aedes aegypti strain LVP_AGWG chromosome 2, AaegL5.0 Primary Assembly, whole genome shotgun sequence, the window CTCCTCTGGAATGTGGAACTCGATGGCGTCGTTCGTCTTGAACATGTCAACCCGAGTGGAGAACACCAGCGGTCTATTGATCTCCCATCGGTTCTTGCTGATGGCGATCTCGTTGTTCAACTCCTGCTCGTTATTGATCTGCAATCGTGCTCGCTTGAAGATAACTTGACGTTCGCAGGACAGTTCAAAAGTGCGGACGTCTTCCCTTTTAATATTTTGGGAACGCTTGATGCGCGTTCGGCATCCTTAATGGGCTCAACTTTGCAAAGGTAGATCTTCTGCAAGATGTCCTCGATAAAGTCTAACATGCAATCTGCCCAGACGTCCTTAATTTGGCGCTCGGTGATAATGGCATCCTTGTCAGTTTTCCTGGCAAGCAAAATCTGACGCACGATGAATAGCTCATATTCCACCGGTAGCAATCGGCAGATTCTCCAGTGGGCGGAAACATCCACCGTTTTTGGGACGGTTCCATTCTTGGACACTACGGATGCGGCCGCATTCTTGGTCAGCTTCTGGTACCGCTTGGTCTTCGTGAACAAGCTTTCTAGCACCTTGTTGAACGGTTCCGAATTAGTTTCACACATAACTTCGTGAGCCGTTTTGAAGCTCAGCTTGAACTGCTCAAAGTGAGCGGCCGAATTGAGGACACCTCCGATGTTCATATTCAACTCGAACGGATCCTGGATGGAGATCTGCGTTCCATAGTTGAACTCCGGGAAGTTTTGGTGCTCGACCGCCCGGTAATACGGCTGCAACTCGCGCACTTTCTTCTGCTTCATCTCCTCCACTGCGCATAAGCGGCCCACAAAGGGAGAAATGAGATTCTTCTCAAATTCAAACGTAGAGTAATACTTGAAGAAGTTCAACAACAGCAAGCGAATCGACTCCTTGTTCATCGTCGTGAACTTGATGTCCTTCGGGTACCCGAGGTTCCACGGACCGAAGTTGACGCGAGGGATGCCCTTTTGGAGGTCTTGAACCGCTGGCAGCAAAGGGAGCTTCTTGGTTTGCAAGTAGAAAATCAACATCATAATGATGCAGTAGGTGTTCATCTGACGGTGATTCGTCAGCAAGAACGCACACTTTGCCCAGAACTTGATGATGATTGCCAGTTTATGGATGCGGGGATCAAATCTAGAAAAGAAGGTCAAATATTTAGAAACTTGAATCGTGATTTGAGCAAGTTTACGTTGCGCCTGAAactgttattatcagaaaaaatcttttcaaacaaaaataaaccagttttttttttaaataatctcagacaattcttcaggaattccttgtgATATTACGACTAGAATTACTGCTCGTATTTCTGTATGCATTTTTGCATGATTTTCTCCTTGAATTTCATCATAAATTAATCATGATATTTTCTCAACGTGCCTCATAAAAACCATCTAAAATTTTAACCATGTGCTGAAATAGATACAGTTAGACGCAGTAACAAATGCAGAAATCAAAATACGTTATATGTGGATATTAATCAATCTACTTATTGGGTGGATTTAAAATGTAGTGTACCGcagtaatttaaaatatttcttaatcGGAATAAGACTTAATTGCTATAAATGACGAATTAGATGGTGCATTGCACGGGGAAAAAATAATTGTCCAGTCAATCATATTTGCTGTTAGATCAATcatatttttaattgaatttcagCCAACCATACTttaaaattgattcaacaatATATATGATTGTAGACGACAAAACCgaaattagtactataccatttaattccactagagtttgtatcctttgacatatATGCgtttttcgacctcaactgtaacgCCGTCTTCAATTTCGTGTGCTACACTCGACTTGAAGGAAACcgtcgtatgcacacattaaaTATTTAAACTAGGTTCCCAAATCCAatttccaaggagaagaaacattcCGCAAAATTTTGATGTCGGCCGTCGTATGACTTTCTGAAAAGACATGTTCTGCtaccttagatttgaaatcgtaaGTCATCCTCctgtctatcgtcttctgagcttttcctattttcgctaagtgttccttgaatctaaaCTCAGGAGACCGCTTggtttgaccaacgtagaccttgctgcagtgagaacaactgattttgtaaacaccagccttgtttagtgagcaattctcgctgaaaccaggccgccatcggcacccatcgttagaattccaattttatgtcactgatcgctagttttcgataaaacttaagggtggtccttctgttttctcaaattggtggacccctcgtacgccagctagctgaacagtttgcgaaaaagcccatttttagataaatcttgggtatttcttcacgggatatgtctcatatttcgcttggaacacatagcaaacttagtggcatcgtaaagagaaaggatatagcattcatttaaacttgaaaaaattttggcggcaattttgaatttggccgccatcttgaattttgttagaaaaatcgatttttcaccattagcgcaccgctagttttaaatcctgagatcaccatcagaaagctgaggaaaaattgcgtaagataagctacagaaactaggtgagcaatggtatttaccctatcaaatgaacgattatCTAAATCAgcttatacgattttgacgtatatggcgtgtgcaatcaatacaaacatcattttttgtacaacaaagaaacaagttttcaacctttggtgttttattcgagtcgagtaaagaataagaatattatttttagtgaaaaaatctggcggccatcttggattttgacgccatcttgattttaggtagtagaattaatttttcaccttgatagcactcagcatgtcgaatttagaggctaccaataaaaaaaggttacgtatagTCTTCTTctcattattcttcattttactgacgttacgtccctactggaaacgagcctgatactcagctttattagttataaatccaggttattaaacaggaattttcttttttaatgcgatttctgacaacagaataatttttcgacatatctttgaattcagtaataatgaataaataaattcaaaaaatgaaaaccgccaaaaaacattgattgtattcaacaaacattttttttaccctatgagttggaaattttctcgacttcccagggcataaagtatcatcgtacctgccacacgatatacgcatgcaaaaatggtcattggcatagtaagctctcagttaataactgtggaagtgctcataagaacactaagctgagaagcaggctctgtcccagtgggaaggaacgccagaaagaagaagaagaagattgttgttcattgtatgaagtttatagattgcgtgtcGGGACATAAGTAAgacttgtggtaatatctgtagttctaacgtaaaacattgacataAGTGCATTAATTCATaatgaaagtcttaaattttgaagcaaaaaacatccttgattttctaagtcataaagtatcgtttttagtaccgcccaacatgcatgtgaaaaatagcaaaattgaatgatgagaagcaggttttgttctgatgtggacgtaatgccgaaaggcaggtgtataatttcgaggttagaaaaactggcggttattttggctttcgacgccatcttggtttttagcagttgcatgattttctaccatctcagtgctcatcatgttgaattataaggcctccgtttaaaaaaaaaacaatgagaaTCTATCTTtattatcttatctcagctgttcaactgattgttcatttgtatcaatggttttagaccaaataaatgaaagaaataatgctattttacaactcgaagctatgcagaagaatcattcaggtagcaaataagcgttaaaaaaatcctatttgataatttgtttttaaaactagttaagctgaagggctggctctgttccagtagggacgtaacgtgaggaaaaagaagaacaagaagaagaataaatgtaacgatagcattgaaattcaacatattgagtgctaacaaggtgaaaactcattatattacttaaaaccaagatggcgtcaacaTCCAAGATGGCCggcagattttttcactcaaattaatacACCTATTCTTCAcctgtctcaaataatacaccaacgattgaaaacttgtttctttgttgtacaaaaaattatgtttgcattaattgcactcgccatatacgtcaaaatagtagaacatgatttagaaaatcgttcatatcatagggtaaataccattgctcacctagtttttgtagcctatcttacgcaatttttcctcagctttctgatggtgatctcagaattaaaaactagcggtgcgctaatggtgaaaaaacgatttttctaacaaaattcaagatggcggccaaattcaaaatggccttCACAAttgttttaacttcaaatgaaaactttatcctttctctatacgatgccacaaagtttgctatgtgttccaagcgaaatatgagacatatcctgTGAAGAAATAcacaagatttatcaaaaaatgggctttttcgcaaactgttcagctagctggcgtacgaggggtccaccaatatgagaaaacagaaaggaccacccttaagttttatcgaaaactagcgatcagtgacataaaattggaattctaacgatgggtgccgatggcggcctggtttcagcgagaattgctcagtgTGTTTATTGGATCCTTTgtagagcctaacgaagtcTTGGTTTGCTCTGCTGGAAAACACCAAATCatttccgaaattccttagctttgggcggaactgtttgctgatgtgtacgtcgtatgggatggagactctcttcatgggttcggtgataggAGTGAGTGTCATCAAAGCACTCCGAATTtgctgtctttcctttttgtcgatgatggcttttatcgtcctttcctGCCGTCTTGTAGATGTATTCCAGTTTGTAACACCCAGCGAGTCATCCCctacacatcgaatcattcgatGGCAGCATTTCACCACATGATCCGCAGGATGCAAactctacccctcagcgaaGACGAAAAGACCAAGGTATGACTGTTGATATGACGGaaaaattcaccggaatccTTGAAATCTGCTTAGTGAGTAAATTATGCAGGATTAACTATAGAAGAAATCTGGAATAAACTTTTTGAGTTTTCCGCTAATCTGCTGATATCAACGCATTGAATGAACCATTTTAGGATTTTCtgttgaaattattgaaaggAAGTAGGTAGCGATGCAGTGCTTAAGACATTCTGGATAAAAAGATCTAAGCATCCCTTATGGAAtcgctagaagaatttctggacataCTCTCAAGAGAATTTGCAAAGAAATTGCAGAAGAGATCCCTGGAGATGTTCTTTAAAGTATTCTAGGTTTTCGGGACGATTATAACTTTTCGTCGCTTTGCAACAGTTCTCTCAATTtctattcgcaaaaaaaaactgatgtaAGCGGTAATCGTTCCATTTTTGACTTTATGTGATACATTCTACACCCTGGATTGTCGTCTCGGCTTAAACAACAACTACAACGCTGTTTCAAGGCCAGTGTTCGCTTTGTGTACAACATCAAAGGAAGGAATTCTACGGCCGCTGTTCGACACACGATTTTGGGACGTGACCTTATGCAGCACTACCAATTTCAAGTCAATTGCTTCATGCACGGTGCTTTCTATGACCTTCGCCCAACTTTAGAAGACCCGTTCAAATCGAACACGTTCATTTATTACACTCAGAGATAGTTACAGCAGCAGGAAAAGTGAAATGCAATTCCTCGAATTgtccaataatgaaaattattgcATATCAGTCCGCACTACAGATTTCCGGACCGTGTATCACAAAAATTAGTCGTGTTTTCTTctccttctgtcgggtgtgagatcactgcgtccatttttttagAACTATTGTGATTTACCCTTTTGCTTTTACAAAGACCCTCAGTGGCGGGAACGccaccggaatactttgcgcggtGACTGAACTCTGGGCCGTCTGGGCAGAAGTCCTAAATTGCAGCATTGTGAATCCCCCAATCTG includes:
- the LOC5566297 gene encoding terminal uridylyltransferase cid1, whose protein sequence is MADDQQQPGPSNQQDQPQGDGKEQKPQGRKRKLSTKRQNANKRNGSPDTENEMDAEKIKFLLDPVLNALRSLPNGNESETMKMLISTLQPSQMEIEMALTKVKIDMDRVLGFPNNSYQIYDFGSIKSGLAFRDSDLDFYVHYEKNCESKQEQTKVIHIIHGRMAREGTFHGLVKILGAKVPLLRAIHGPTNLTCDINFSNARGCYNSKFIFAVTRFDPRIHKLAIIIKFWAKCAFLLTNHRQMNTYCIIMMLIFYLQTKKLPLLPAVQDLQKGIPRVNFGPWNLGYPKDIKFTTMNKESIRLLLLNFFKYYSTFEFEKNLISPFVGRLCAVEEMKQKKVRELQPYYRAVEHQNFPEFNYGTQISIQDPFELNMNIGGVLNSAAHFEQFKLSFKTAHEVMCETNSEPFNKVLESLFTKTKRYQKLTKNAAASVVSKNGTVPKTVDVSAHWRICRLLPVEYELFIVRQILLARKTDKDAIITERQIKDVWADCMLDFIEDILQKIYLCKVEPIKDAERASSVPKILKGKTSALLNCPANVKLSSSEHDCRSITSRS